In Zunongwangia sp. HGR-M22, the sequence TCACGATGAAAACCATATTTCTCTAATGATTTATCAATAGAATCATCTCCCCAGGGATAATAAAAGCTAAAAAATTTTTCGCTTTGTTTATCGCCTAGTCCGGTGTCGATTAAAATTAATTTATCACCATCTTCGATCAAAAGGCTGCGAGCACCAATATCGATCATGTTATTGCTATCTGCAGGATTTGTTCGCTGCCATAAACTCTTTGGCACCACGCCAAACATAGCGCCACCGTCTAGTTTAAAGTTTCCTGCTTCGATAGGATATAATTTCATAAAAAATCAAATTTAAGCTATATATCGCAAATTATTAAATCCGTATATTAAATACCGTCAATTGATGTCATTTAACATCATGATTAGAAATAAAGTCAGTTTAAGAAGAGCTTGTGAGCAAACTAAACTATTTTTAATATTTTTAGCTTTTAAATTAAATCCAAAAGATTAATGTTAGAATTAGCAGGTATCATCATATTAGGAATATTGGCACAGTGGGTGGCGTGGAAATTTAAAATTCCTGCAATCCTGCCTTTAATATTAATCGGGCTAAGCGTAGGGCCGATTGCAACCTTGTTCACAGAGAACGGAAACAAACTTATAGAACCCATTTGGAATGGAGAATCTGGTTTATTCCCAGGAGAAAGTTTGTTCTATTTTGTGTCTCTGGCCATAGGCGTAATTCTTTTTGAAGGAGGATTAACGCTGAAAAAAGGTGAAATATTAAATGTTGGTTTTGTAATAGTAAAGCTAATTACCATTGCCGTAATTGTAACTTTTATAGGCGCAGGTATAGCAGCACACTATATTTTTGATCTAAGCTGGCAAATCTCGTTCTTGTTTGCTTCTTTGATTATTGTTACAGGGCCTACGGTAATTACGCCTATCCTTAGGAATATTCCGTTAAAAAAGGATGTATCCATAATCCTTAAGTGGGAAGGAATTCTTATTGATCCTATTGGTGCACTGGTTGCCGTTTTGGTTTTCGAATTTATTAGTGCCGGGAAAGGGAAAGAATATACTTCCACGGTACTATTAGAATTTGGTAAGATTGTGCTTTTTGGATTTACATTTGGTTTCACTTTTGCCCATGCATTGGCCTATAGTATCAAGAAAAATATAATTCCGCATTATTTATTAAACGTACTTACACTGGCGGCCGTTCTAGGTGTATTTGTACTTTCAGATCAATTTGCTCATGAAAGCGGACTTTTAGCCGTGGTAGTGATGGGAATGGTGATGGGAAATATCGATCTTCCAAACTTAAAAGAACTCTTATATTTCAAAGAATCTTTAAGCGTTCTTTTAATTTCAATACTATTTATTTTGTTGGCCGCAAATATAAATATGGATGATTTATATTTAATTTTTACTAGTAAAGCTATTTGGTTATTTGCTGTAATCGTATTTGTTGTGCGGCCTCTAGGAGTATTTATTAGTAGTATAAACTCTTCACTAAAATTTAATGAAAAGCTTTTTATAAGCTGGGTTGGGCCAAGAGGTATAGTTGCTGCAGGTATCGCCTCTTTATTTGGTATCGAATTGCAAAGACAAGGCGTAGAAGGCGCAGAATATATTACTCCGCTAGTATTTATGATTGTGCTGGGAACAGTGCTTTTAAATGCCACAACTGCACGTTTATTTGCTCAGTTAGTAGGTGTATTTTTAAAGAATTCTGAAGGTATTCTTATTATCGGAGCATCTTCATTTTCCAGAATCATTGGTAAATACATGGAAGATAACGGCAGGCATGTTGTTTTGGTAGATAATAACGGGATGAATATCAGAAAAGCAAAAAGTATGGGGCTAGATGCTATTGAAGAAAATGTATATTCTGAAGATTTAATTAATAATATAGAACTTAATGATATTGGTTATTTAATGGCGATGACCAGTAATAGCGAAATCAATAAGAACGCTATCAATAAATTTAGAAAGCATTTTGGTGAAAATGGATCCTTTAGAGTGGTCTCTCCGGAAGAAATGTCTGATCCAGAAAATAATCCTAAAGAAGGATTATTTTCTCAAACCGATGATTATGTGAAACTAACCAATCTTGCACGAAAATATTCACAAATTCACGAAATTACTTTAAATTCTAAAGAACATTACGAGGGATTAATTGAAATTTCTAAGACCGATCCAGATATAATTCCCCTTTTCGTTAAAAATGTAGAAGGGAATTTAAGTATCATTCCTTCCAATAGTAAAGAAGTAGAAATAGAGGAAGATTTTAAACTTGTGTATTTAGGAAAGCAGATGGAAGTTGAGGAAGATTCTAATACTGGTGATGCTGAAGATACCAGAACAAAAACGGAAGAAGGCGAGAATTAAATAAAGTTTATATCGTAAAAAAGCCCAATTTCATGATTTGAAATTGGGCTTTTTTAATAGTATATTTTGTCTGAATTAATCCTCCTCCATAGCATCAATCAGCTCGTCGGTGATTTCTAGATTATGATATACATTTTGTACATCGTCATCGTCTTCAAATTTTTCAATTAGGTTAAGAATTTTTTTAGCGTCTTCAACTGGCAGTTCTATAGTATTTAAAGGAATTCTCTGAACTTCAGAAGATCTAGTTTCGATTTCTAGCTCTTCTAATTTTGAAGACATAAGACCAAAATCTGGAAAATCGGTATAAACAGTGATAAGGTCCTCTTCTTTTTCAATTTTAGTAGCGCCACCTTCAATAAGTTCAAGTTCAAATTCTTCAAGGTTCCTTTCAATTTTTTCCTTTTCGAGAACAAAAACTCCTTTTTTATCGAATAAGAATTCTAATGAACCATTTGTACCTAAACTACCACCATTTTTAGAGAATATAGATCGTACAGAAGATACGGTACGGTTGGTATTATCGGTGGTACATTCTACGAATATGGCAATACCATTAGGCCCATACCCCTCAAAAGTAACCAGCTCATAATTGTCTGCATCTGCCCCACTCGCCTTTTTAATAGCTCTGGCGATGGTATCTTTTGGCATATTTACACCTTTAGCATTGCTTATAGCATTTCGCAAGCCTGGGTTAGATTCGGGATCTGGTCCTCCTCCTTCTTTAACTGCAACACTAATTTCTTTAATTGCTCGGGTAAATTGTTTTGCACGTTTTTTATCCTGTGCACCTTTGCGATGTTTTATATTTGCCCATTTACTGTGTCCGGCCATTTTATCCTTCTTTTTCTGGTTTTTAATCAGTTTTACTTCAATTTAAGTCGATTTTAATCAAAAATGAAGCAATTTTCACAAATTTAAGAAATTGAGAAGTCAATAAGAAATGAGAGACATCTTCCGTAGAAATCCATACAGGAGCATAAAACGAAGCCGATTATTTTCTAACTTTTCTAAAACTAAAAAGCCCCATAGCTAAAACTATGAGGCTTTTTTATAATTGGTTTAATTTCTTAATCGTTTAGTTTTAAAACGGCCATAAACGCTTCCTGAGGAATTTCTACATTTCCTACTTGTCGCATACGTTTTTTACCCTTTTTCTGCTTTTCTAAGAGCTTTCTCTTACGGGAGATATCTCCACCATAACATTTAGCAGTTACATCCTTTCTAAGAGCTTTTACGGTCTCTCTGGCTATAATTTTAGCACCGATCGCTGCCTGTATAGGAATATCAAATTGTTGTCTTGGTATTAATTCTTTCAGCTTTTCACACATTTTCTTACCAATATCGTACGCATTGTCTTGGTGCAGTAAGGCTGAAAGTGCATCCACTTTATTTGCATTAAGTAAAACATCTACTTTAACAAGTTTAGAAGCGCGCATTCCAATAGGAGAATAATCAAAAGAAGCATAGCCACGAGAAACTGTTTTTAGACGATCGTAAAAATCAAAAACAATTTCAGCTAACGGCATATCAAAAGAAAGTTCAACACGCTCTGTAGTTAAATATGTTTGATTAGTAATTTCCCCTCTTTTCTCGATACACAGGGACATTACATTCCCTACATAGTCGGCTTTAGTGATTATAGTAGCTTTTATAAAAGGCTCTTCTACCCTATTTAAGGTTGAAGGCTCTGGTAAATCTGATGGATTATTTACTAAAATAAGTTCATCAGGATTTTTATTGGTATAAGCATAGTAAGACACGTTAGGTACCGTAGTAATAACCGTCATGTTAAACTCTCGCTCTAATCGCTCCTGAATTATTTCTAGATGGAGCATTCCTAGGAATCCACATCTAAAACCAAAACCTAGTGCTGCAGAGCTTTCTGGCACGAAAGTTAGTGAAGCATCATTAAGCTGAAGTTTTTCCATAGAAGCTCTAAGCTCTTCGTATTCCTCGGTATCTACTGGATAAATCCCTGCAAAAACCATTGGTTTTACATCTTCGAAACCGGCAACAGCTTCTGTAGTTGGATTTTTAGCATCGGTAATGGTATCCCCTACTTTTACTTCTCTTGCGTCTTTTATACCGGTAATCAAATACCCAACATCGCCGGTTTTGATTTCCTGTTTTGGATGCTGAATTAATTTGAGCGTTCCTACCTCATCGGCTGAATAATCCTTGCCTGTAGCGACAAATTTAATGTGCTGTCCTTTTTTGATACTTCCGTTTATAACTCTAAAAAAAGTCTCTACACCACGAAACGGATTGTAAACAGAGTCAAATATCAATGCTCTAAGCGGCGCATCAACTTTGCCACTTGGTGCAGGAATTCTCGTGATAATGGCATGCAAAATTTCTTCGATCCCAATACCTGTTTTTGCACTTGCAGGAATTACTTCTTCACGATTGCAACCTAAAAGATCTACAATATCGTCGGTTACTTCTTCTGGATTCGCACTAGGTAAATCTACTTTATTTAAAACGGGAATAATTTCTAAATCATTCTCTAAAGCCAGGTACAAGTTAGAAATTGTTTGTGCCTGTATGCTTTGTGCAGCATCAACAACCAATAAAGCACCTTCACAGGCTGCGATAGATCTAGAAACTTCGTAAGAAAAATCTACGTGTCCCGGGGTGTCGATAAGGTTAAGTGTATATTGCTCACCTTCGTGAACATAATCCATTTGGATTGCATGACTTTTAATAGTGATACCACGCTCCCGCTCCAAATCCATACTATCCAAAAGCTGTGCTTGCTTTTCTCTTTCTGTTACCGATCCTGTAAAGTCTAAAAGTCTATCTGCTAGTGTACTTTTACCATGATCGATATGGGCGATGATACAAAAGTTACGTATGTGTTTCATGCAATTGTGAACGTTAATTGGTTTATACCTTTTACAAGGTTTATTAAGGAACTATCCTCAATTATTTCAATTTTAATGCTAATTTTTTAATTCTTAGCAACTTCTCAAAATTCTATTTTATTTTTAATTCCGAAGAAAAATTAGTTTTCCGCAGTATAATTATAAAATTTTTGGGCTGCAAATATAGTGTATTTCAAATACCTGATAGAAACTTTAAATAGCTCTTTAAAAATATGATGAATGAGATGACCTATTTAATAATTCTAATTAAAAAATTAAATAATGTTATTGTTAATTATAAAAAAAGTTAATAAAGTGTTTAAGTTTCATAAAAAAGTTTCTTTTTTTTGTAAAGAAGCTTTTCTGTAAAATTCTAAGATTTGAATTTAAGCTTTTTCAAAATGCTAATTTAAAACACGAGTAAATAAATATTATGAGCAATAACTCGAATACTTCCGGAACAAGCAGATCGATCATCATCATTGGGGTCTTATTTTTCATCTTTGGTTTTGTAACCTGGTTAAACTCAGTGCTGATTCCGTATTTAAAAACAGCAAACGATCTTAATAACTTCCAATCGTTCTTTGTGGCTTTTGCCTCTTATATTTCATATTTCGTAATGGCTATTCCTTCAGCTAAGGTTTTAGAAAAAACAGGATTTAAAAAAGGGATGAGTTTAGGTTTAGTGGTGATGGCGGTTGGCGCATTAATTTTTATTCCGGCCGCAGCATCTAGAACTTATGCTTTATTTCTTACAGGATTGTTTGTACAGGGAACAGGATTAGCACTATTACAATCTGCAGCAAATCCATATATTACGGTTTTAGGACCTATAGAAAGTGCAGCGAAACGTATTAGTATTATGGGAATTTGCAATAAGGTTGCTGGTGCGCTTGCGCCATTAACCTTAGGTGCGATCCTTCTTAAAAACATGGATCAGGTAGAAGCGCGATTAAGTCAACTAAGTGGTGCTGCTCGTGAGGCCGAATTAGATCTTCTTTCATCTAGAGTAGAAATGCCTTATATTGTAATGGCAATTGTTTTGGTTGGTCTGGCAGTGCTAATTTATTTTTCCTCTTTACCAGAAATTGAAACCGATAAAGAAGACGAAACTTTAGCCGCAGCAAATAAAGACAAAACGAGTGTTTTGCAATTTCCTAATTTGCTTTTAGGTGCTCTTGCTATGTTTTTATATGTTGGTGTTGAGGTTATTGCTGGTGATACGGTAATTACATATGCTAAAGATGGACAGGGAATTGCTACTGAAGTGGCTAAGAATTTTACATCGTATACGCTGATTGCAATGATTGTTGGATATCTAATT encodes:
- a CDS encoding sugar MFS transporter, encoding MSNNSNTSGTSRSIIIIGVLFFIFGFVTWLNSVLIPYLKTANDLNNFQSFFVAFASYISYFVMAIPSAKVLEKTGFKKGMSLGLVVMAVGALIFIPAAASRTYALFLTGLFVQGTGLALLQSAANPYITVLGPIESAAKRISIMGICNKVAGALAPLTLGAILLKNMDQVEARLSQLSGAAREAELDLLSSRVEMPYIVMAIVLVGLAVLIYFSSLPEIETDKEDETLAAANKDKTSVLQFPNLLLGALAMFLYVGVEVIAGDTVITYAKDGQGIATEVAKNFTSYTLIAMIVGYLIGTVTIPKFISQAKALQISAILGIVLGLAAIFSDGFVSVVCISMLGLANAVVFPAIWPLALDGLGRFTKIASSFLIMAIAGGAIVPLAYGSLADSIGLQQAYWVVIPCYLYILFFAVKGHKIR
- a CDS encoding YebC/PmpR family DNA-binding transcriptional regulator: MAGHSKWANIKHRKGAQDKKRAKQFTRAIKEISVAVKEGGGPDPESNPGLRNAISNAKGVNMPKDTIARAIKKASGADADNYELVTFEGYGPNGIAIFVECTTDNTNRTVSSVRSIFSKNGGSLGTNGSLEFLFDKKGVFVLEKEKIERNLEEFELELIEGGATKIEKEEDLITVYTDFPDFGLMSSKLEELEIETRSSEVQRIPLNTIELPVEDAKKILNLIEKFEDDDDVQNVYHNLEITDELIDAMEED
- the lepA gene encoding translation elongation factor 4 — encoded protein: MKHIRNFCIIAHIDHGKSTLADRLLDFTGSVTEREKQAQLLDSMDLERERGITIKSHAIQMDYVHEGEQYTLNLIDTPGHVDFSYEVSRSIAACEGALLVVDAAQSIQAQTISNLYLALENDLEIIPVLNKVDLPSANPEEVTDDIVDLLGCNREEVIPASAKTGIGIEEILHAIITRIPAPSGKVDAPLRALIFDSVYNPFRGVETFFRVINGSIKKGQHIKFVATGKDYSADEVGTLKLIQHPKQEIKTGDVGYLITGIKDAREVKVGDTITDAKNPTTEAVAGFEDVKPMVFAGIYPVDTEEYEELRASMEKLQLNDASLTFVPESSAALGFGFRCGFLGMLHLEIIQERLEREFNMTVITTVPNVSYYAYTNKNPDELILVNNPSDLPEPSTLNRVEEPFIKATIITKADYVGNVMSLCIEKRGEITNQTYLTTERVELSFDMPLAEIVFDFYDRLKTVSRGYASFDYSPIGMRASKLVKVDVLLNANKVDALSALLHQDNAYDIGKKMCEKLKELIPRQQFDIPIQAAIGAKIIARETVKALRKDVTAKCYGGDISRKRKLLEKQKKGKKRMRQVGNVEIPQEAFMAVLKLND
- a CDS encoding cation:proton antiporter, producing MLELAGIIILGILAQWVAWKFKIPAILPLILIGLSVGPIATLFTENGNKLIEPIWNGESGLFPGESLFYFVSLAIGVILFEGGLTLKKGEILNVGFVIVKLITIAVIVTFIGAGIAAHYIFDLSWQISFLFASLIIVTGPTVITPILRNIPLKKDVSIILKWEGILIDPIGALVAVLVFEFISAGKGKEYTSTVLLEFGKIVLFGFTFGFTFAHALAYSIKKNIIPHYLLNVLTLAAVLGVFVLSDQFAHESGLLAVVVMGMVMGNIDLPNLKELLYFKESLSVLLISILFILLAANINMDDLYLIFTSKAIWLFAVIVFVVRPLGVFISSINSSLKFNEKLFISWVGPRGIVAAGIASLFGIELQRQGVEGAEYITPLVFMIVLGTVLLNATTARLFAQLVGVFLKNSEGILIIGASSFSRIIGKYMEDNGRHVVLVDNNGMNIRKAKSMGLDAIEENVYSEDLINNIELNDIGYLMAMTSNSEINKNAINKFRKHFGENGSFRVVSPEEMSDPENNPKEGLFSQTDDYVKLTNLARKYSQIHEITLNSKEHYEGLIEISKTDPDIIPLFVKNVEGNLSIIPSNSKEVEIEEDFKLVYLGKQMEVEEDSNTGDAEDTRTKTEEGEN